From Lycium ferocissimum isolate CSIRO_LF1 chromosome 12, AGI_CSIRO_Lferr_CH_V1, whole genome shotgun sequence, one genomic window encodes:
- the LOC132040057 gene encoding SKP1-like protein 1, translated as MSSSKMIVLKSSDGETFEVEESVAMESQTIKHIIEDDCANTSIPLPNVTSRILAKVIEYCRCHVDAAAKTDDKASEDDLKNFDADFVKVDQSTLFDLILAANYLNIKSLLDLTCQTVANMIKEKTPEEIRKIFNIKNDYTPEEEEEVRRENAWAFE; from the coding sequence ATGTCTTCCTCAAAGATGATCGTGTTGAAGAGCTCTGATGGCGAGACTTTCGAGGTGGAAGAGTCTGTGGCTATGGAATCACAGACCATCAAGCACATAATCGAGGACGATTGCGCCAACACCAGCATCCCTCTTCCTAATGTTACAAGCAGAATCTTGGCTAAGGTGATTGAGTACTGTAGGTGCCATGTTGATGCTGCTGCTAAGACTGATGACAAAGCCTCTGAGGATGATCTCAAGAACTTTGATGCTGATTTCGTCAAAGTTGATCAGAGCACCCTCTTTGATCTTATTTTGGCTGCTAACTATTTGAACATAAAGAGCCTGCTTGATCTCACCTGTCAGACTGTGGCAAACATGATCAAAGAGAAGACTCCAGAGGAAATTCGCAAGATCTTCAACATCAAGAATGACTACACGCCCGAGGAAGAGGAGGAGGTTAGGAGGGAGAATGCTTGGGCATTTGAGTGA